In one Heterodontus francisci isolate sHetFra1 chromosome 18, sHetFra1.hap1, whole genome shotgun sequence genomic region, the following are encoded:
- the frs2a gene encoding fibroblast growth factor receptor substrate 2a: MGSCCSCPDKDTVPDDHQTKFKVINVDDDGNELGSGIMELTDTELILHTRKRDAVKWPYLCLRRYGYDSNLFSFESGRRCQTGQGIFAFKCARAEEIFNLLQDIMQSNSISVVEEPVVERNEQQNELDIPRTPRTPTTPGFVQPSLPNGYPRYPSFGDGSSHPSTRHPSVGSARLPSVDEESTHPLIVSEEQVHTYVNTSGVHEELKNRGTVQTSLELRPLNGDVTRELGDHCCSMEERNAQVVFEPEGVKFVLGPTPVQMQLMEKERQEALGSEQTSAGSGTNCTDWDTGYDSDERKEAPSTNKLVYEYINGLSIPSAAGGRRSRLTSNNSSDAQNINNSAQRRIALLNYENLPSLPPVWEVRKLSRDEEDSLGPKTPSQNGYHANLDQMHNYVNTENVTVQPNVHKVDFLRQLDCSPSVFNFDIRRPSLEHRQLNYIQVDLEGGSDSDNPQTPKTPTTPLPQTPTRRTELYAMIDIEKTAAMSNLQKALPRDDGTARKTRHNSTDLPM; the protein is encoded by the exons GTGATTAATGTGGATGATGATGGCAATGAGCTGGGTTCTGGTATAATGGAActtacagatacagaattgattttACATACACGAAAGAGAGATGCTGTGAAATGGCCCTACCTCTGTCTGCGTCGCTACGGCTATGATTCTAACCTCTTCTCTTTTGAAAGTGGCCGGAGATGTCAAACTGGGCAAG GAATTTTTGCTTTCAAATGTGCACGAGCAGAAGAGATCTTCAACTTACTGCAGGATATCATGCAGTCTAACAGTATAAGTGTAGTGGAAGAGCCAGTTGTAGAAAGAAATGAGCAACAAAATGAATTAGATATTCCGAGAACTCCGCGGACACCTACCA CTCCAGGTTTTGTTCAACCAAGTTTACCAAATGGATATCCTAGGTACCCATCATTTGGAGATGGCTCTTCTCATCCTTCAACACGACATCCATCTGTAGGCAGTGCACGTCTGCCCTCAGTGGATGAAGAGTCAACACACCCTCTAATAGTTTCAGAGGAACAA GTCCACACATATGTCAATACCTCTGGTGTACATGAAGAACTGAAAAACAGAGGCACTGTGCAAACTTCATTGGAACTCCGACCCTTAAATGGTGATGTCACCAGAGAACTAGGAGATCATTGCTGCTCTATGGAAGAGAGAAATGCCCAGGTTGTCTTTGAACCCGAAGGGGTTAAATTTGTTTTGGGACCAACTCCTGTGCAAATGCAGCTAATGGAAAAGGAGAGGCAGGAAGCCCTTGGAAGTGAGCAGACAAGTGCTGGCAGTGGCACTAATTGTACTGATTGGGACACTGGTTACGACAGTGATGAGCGCAAAGAAGCACCCTCTACTAACAAATTAGTGTATGAATATATTAATGGCCTATCAATCCCCAGTGCCGCGGGAGGCAGACGGAGTAGACTAACGTCAAATAATAGTTCAGATGCTCAGAATATTAACAATTCTGCTCAGAGGAGGATTGCACTCTTGAATTATGAAAATTTGCCTTCTTTGCCTCCAGTGTGGGAAGTACGGAAACTAAGCAGAGATGAAGAAGATAGTTTGGGACCAAAGACGCCTTCTCAGAATGGTTATCATGCTAACCTTGATCAAATGCACAACTATGTCAATACAGAGAATGTAACTGTCCAGCCTAACGTACACAAGGTTGATTTTTTACGACAACTGGATTGTTCCCCAAGTGTTTTTAATTTTGATATAAGACGACCAAGTCTAGAACATAGGCAGCTGAACTACATCCAAGTTGACTTGGAAGGTGGTAGTGATTCAGATAACCCACAGACTCCAAAAACACCCACTACTCCACTTCCACAAACTCCAACCAGGCGAACGGAATTATATGCAATGATAGACATAGAAAAGACTGCTGCTATGTCAAACTTACAGAAAGCACTGCCAAGAGATGATGGAACAGCAAGAAAAACAAGGCACAATAGTACTGACCTGCCAATGTGA